One Prosthecochloris marina DNA segment encodes these proteins:
- a CDS encoding four helix bundle protein: MKRITYSRVPSIENVIAKASCAEVRSQLYVAFGVGYVSEADFSVLKRKVFEVSRIISGLRTSVAKQRS; the protein is encoded by the coding sequence ATAAAGCGCATTACCTATTCTCGAGTACCCAGTATCGAGAACGTTATAGCAAAAGCATCATGTGCAGAGGTGAGGTCGCAACTATATGTGGCTTTCGGTGTTGGGTATGTTAGTGAAGCAGATTTCTCTGTTTTAAAGAGAAAAGTTTTCGAAGTGTCTAGAATAATAAGTGGATTACGAACATCTGTTGCAAAGCAAAGAAGCTGA
- a CDS encoding DUF4258 domain-containing protein, whose protein sequence is MLLARHCKEMLEQKDIQEALVFSAVVNPGRVEDHDDNTRHYLKKIDENNNKWLRIIVNVKEESNKCVTAFFDRRLRGKE, encoded by the coding sequence ATGTTACTTGCCAGACACTGCAAGGAAATGCTTGAGCAAAAGGATATCCAGGAGGCTCTGGTATTCAGTGCTGTAGTAAACCCTGGCAGGGTTGAAGATCATGACGATAATACACGTCACTATTTGAAAAAAATTGATGAGAATAATAACAAATGGTTGCGAATTATTGTTAATGTAAAAGAAGAATCAAATAAGTGCGTTACGGCGTTTTTTGATCGGAGATTAAGGGGGAAAGAATGA
- a CDS encoding flippase, with product MEKAIEFLLNRFPALRNRLDEHMLEVINGAAVALVLKVLGAGLTFLFNLVLARALGAEGAGLYFLALTVTTIATVFGRMGLDNTLLRFTAASASVNDWSAVKSVYMKGMKLALIASFLSAVMVFVFAPVLTDKVFQKPELIVPMRWMSLAVVPMTFVILHAQVLKGLKRIRDSFIVFGVGVPAISLTALLLLGGRYGVKGAVWAYASGAIIAGLSGVILWYVATPQLRKVSTSLRTNDLLKSSMPLFWVASLNTMINWMATFALGVWGTKEEVGLFSMASRTAMLTSLILTSVNSISAPKFAELYKKKDMTALGATARNTAKLMTLISSPLLFLFLIAPQWVMGLFGGEFRKGGILLSILAIGQFVNVATGSVGNLLMMSGNEKLMRNNVALVAVMSILLSVVLVPIYGSLGAVIATAVCLSLQNLIAAYMVKSSLGINTLSWR from the coding sequence ATGGAAAAAGCGATTGAGTTCCTTTTAAACAGGTTTCCTGCTTTGAGGAACAGGCTCGATGAGCATATGTTGGAAGTGATCAATGGGGCGGCTGTTGCACTTGTGTTGAAAGTTCTTGGGGCAGGGTTAACCTTTTTATTCAACTTGGTGCTTGCAAGGGCCCTTGGGGCTGAGGGGGCAGGTCTTTATTTCCTGGCGCTTACTGTCACTACTATTGCTACGGTATTCGGTCGTATGGGGCTCGACAATACGCTACTGCGTTTTACGGCTGCAAGCGCTTCGGTCAATGACTGGAGCGCAGTCAAAAGTGTTTATATGAAAGGTATGAAGCTGGCACTCATTGCCTCATTCCTTTCTGCCGTTATGGTGTTTGTTTTTGCGCCGGTTCTGACGGACAAAGTTTTTCAAAAGCCTGAGCTTATTGTTCCGATGCGCTGGATGTCGCTGGCTGTAGTGCCCATGACATTTGTTATCCTACACGCGCAAGTTCTCAAAGGCTTGAAGCGGATAAGGGACTCATTTATTGTTTTTGGTGTTGGTGTTCCAGCAATATCCCTGACTGCACTTTTATTGCTTGGCGGACGCTATGGCGTTAAAGGGGCGGTTTGGGCATATGCGTCTGGTGCGATAATTGCCGGGCTCTCAGGTGTTATTCTCTGGTATGTTGCAACGCCTCAGTTGAGAAAAGTTTCTACTTCTCTTCGAACAAATGATTTGCTGAAGAGCAGCATGCCGCTTTTCTGGGTAGCTTCATTGAACACGATGATAAACTGGATGGCAACGTTTGCACTTGGTGTCTGGGGCACGAAAGAAGAAGTCGGTTTGTTCAGCATGGCATCACGAACAGCAATGCTGACGAGCCTTATTCTGACCTCTGTCAACAGCATATCAGCACCAAAATTCGCTGAATTGTACAAGAAAAAAGATATGACGGCGTTGGGTGCAACAGCAAGGAATACAGCGAAATTGATGACACTTATTTCAAGTCCTTTGCTTTTCCTATTTCTCATTGCTCCACAGTGGGTGATGGGATTGTTTGGTGGCGAATTTCGGAAAGGAGGTATTCTTCTTTCTATTCTTGCGATAGGACAGTTTGTCAATGTTGCAACGGGGTCGGTAGGCAACCTTCTAATGATGAGTGGGAATGAAAAACTGATGCGGAATAACGTGGCTTTGGTGGCGGTCATGAGTATTCTATTGAGTGTGGTTTTGGTGCCAATCTATGGATCTCTCGGAGCTGTTATTGCAACTGCGGTATGTTTATCTTTGCAAAATTTGATCGCAGCTTATATGGTTAAATCTAGTCTTGGAATAAACACTTTGTCATGGCGTTAA
- a CDS encoding DUF2283 domain-containing protein — protein MILDYDENENVIGVEFLNASKRATKEELSTLQFRTK, from the coding sequence GTGATTCTCGATTATGATGAAAATGAGAATGTCATAGGTGTAGAATTTCTTAATGCTTCAAAAAGAGCGACAAAGGAAGAGTTATCTACCCTGCAATTTCGAACCAAATGA